One part of the Paraglaciecola sp. L3A3 genome encodes these proteins:
- a CDS encoding ABC transporter permease — translation MAAASLYQMLDRVLLSDTRALMGGDVEVELTEALDTDVLKWIADTGDISLTRELDTMMSTENDDFALVQLLSIDSAYPLYGELKLSPEQTLATALQNTNGQWGVAIDPILAERSQLSIGDTVYIGELALTVRAIVIEQPDRRLSANWRGAPVLMSEEAMDATDLISTGSRVEYEYRIRTPQDVQTWETNFIAQFPNTDWEIQTFEDRSQQIAERLSQIASGLLIVAFSTLFIGGLGVFNSISVYLQSKRETIATLKACGLRDGRIGQVFVVQIAILAAVSGFVGLILGAVLALVGSQILAQDLPLVLQISDILLAGLVAWSFGIVTAFTFALPALGRALQVDVAHLFRASNLRGDVISPSWRVASYLFVGLLGTLVLLAIPNVLFGLAFLVTVIVCLMFFEGVVHGLRWLSRNMEQRVWLAKHAATRLALANMHRPGTPLRITLLSLGTALTLLVACTVIVVSLLRLVQTTIPEESPALVLYDVLSNQKEAVSQATQNFDSVSKLSLSPIVRGRVSAINNTPIRDLVNLDVNWQDMARDEHKLSYLSGNIDSIKIIDGAIWGENFVPSDEGVDFAFIMEDREAEQMQLKPGDRVKFTLVGVERSGLLTGIYSQQGIQTRFWFEAIFSDGALDDFISAHVGTVYMNDQEALALQTALARNYPNIITVRTKDLIASASDLLNKGTSVLSMISAISLLISLMVLASVMAAGRSKQSYHAIILYCIGARISYIRKAITIEYTLLALVVSAFSIALGLTIAALVLQFRLKVFMFDVYWLGAAVAIISSVIVFGLGALYLFQKLKIQPAQLLKEGAS, via the coding sequence ATGGCGGCAGCAAGCCTTTATCAAATGCTCGATCGGGTATTGTTATCTGATACTCGCGCTCTTATGGGAGGGGATGTTGAAGTTGAATTAACTGAGGCCCTTGATACAGACGTACTTAAGTGGATTGCAGACACTGGAGACATTTCACTTACCCGCGAACTTGACACTATGATGAGTACCGAGAACGACGATTTTGCCCTAGTGCAATTGCTGAGTATTGACAGTGCTTACCCGCTTTATGGTGAACTTAAGTTATCCCCTGAACAAACACTCGCAACAGCCTTACAAAACACTAATGGCCAATGGGGAGTGGCAATCGATCCAATTTTGGCCGAGCGCTCACAGCTTAGCATTGGCGATACAGTGTACATTGGTGAGCTAGCACTTACCGTTCGTGCAATTGTAATAGAACAGCCTGACCGAAGGCTCAGCGCCAATTGGCGAGGTGCGCCAGTTTTGATGTCAGAAGAGGCCATGGATGCGACAGATTTAATTAGCACTGGCAGTCGCGTTGAGTACGAATATCGAATACGTACCCCACAAGACGTACAAACATGGGAAACTAATTTCATCGCCCAATTTCCTAATACCGATTGGGAAATACAAACCTTTGAAGACCGCAGCCAACAAATAGCTGAGCGTTTATCACAAATCGCATCTGGTTTACTTATTGTTGCCTTTAGCACCTTATTTATTGGAGGCTTAGGAGTATTTAACAGCATTTCGGTTTATCTACAGAGTAAACGTGAAACCATCGCCACGTTAAAAGCCTGTGGCTTACGAGACGGCCGTATTGGCCAAGTATTTGTAGTGCAAATAGCGATTTTGGCGGCGGTATCTGGTTTTGTTGGGCTCATATTAGGCGCCGTACTTGCGTTAGTAGGTAGTCAAATATTAGCGCAAGACTTACCACTGGTTTTGCAAATAAGTGACATATTGCTAGCTGGCTTAGTCGCATGGAGCTTTGGTATTGTCACTGCATTCACTTTCGCGCTTCCCGCCTTAGGTAGAGCCTTGCAGGTAGATGTCGCGCATTTATTTAGAGCAAGTAACTTACGTGGTGATGTTATTTCGCCAAGCTGGCGCGTTGCGAGTTACCTATTTGTAGGCTTGCTTGGGACACTTGTACTGCTTGCTATTCCAAACGTTTTATTTGGTTTGGCTTTTCTTGTCACGGTAATAGTATGTTTGATGTTTTTCGAAGGTGTAGTGCATGGGCTACGTTGGCTGTCTCGCAACATGGAACAGCGCGTATGGTTAGCTAAACATGCTGCCACTCGCCTAGCCTTAGCCAACATGCATCGCCCAGGTACGCCCCTGCGTATTACTCTGCTTTCTTTAGGTACAGCGCTTACCTTGTTGGTAGCATGCACGGTAATTGTGGTGTCACTGCTTAGATTAGTGCAAACCACCATTCCAGAAGAATCACCTGCACTGGTGCTTTACGACGTACTGTCAAATCAAAAAGAAGCCGTCTCGCAAGCGACACAAAACTTTGACTCAGTCAGCAAACTCTCACTGTCGCCAATAGTACGTGGCAGAGTTTCAGCGATTAACAACACTCCTATTCGCGATCTCGTCAACCTTGATGTGAACTGGCAAGACATGGCTCGGGATGAACATAAACTAAGTTACCTGTCAGGCAATATCGACAGTATAAAAATAATCGACGGCGCCATTTGGGGCGAAAATTTTGTGCCTAGCGATGAGGGTGTCGACTTTGCCTTCATCATGGAAGACCGTGAAGCTGAGCAGATGCAGCTTAAACCCGGCGACCGCGTAAAGTTCACCCTAGTGGGTGTAGAGCGTAGCGGCCTGCTCACAGGCATTTATAGCCAACAAGGAATACAAACCCGCTTTTGGTTTGAGGCGATTTTTTCAGATGGCGCTTTAGACGACTTTATTAGCGCACACGTGGGCACCGTGTACATGAATGATCAAGAGGCACTAGCCTTGCAAACAGCCCTTGCTCGTAATTATCCGAATATTATCACTGTACGCACCAAAGACTTGATAGCATCGGCCAGTGACCTGCTCAACAAGGGCACAAGCGTGCTTAGCATGATATCGGCAATTAGCTTACTGATCAGCTTAATGGTGCTTGCTAGCGTCATGGCGGCAGGTAGAAGCAAACAAAGCTACCATGCGATTATTTTATACTGCATTGGCGCTCGAATATCCTATATCCGCAAAGCTATTACTATTGAATACACCCTTTTAGCGCTGGTGGTGAGTGCATTTTCGATTGCCTTAGGACTCACAATAGCGGCGCTTGTGCTGCAGTTTAGGCTAAAAGTGTTTATGTTTGATGTGTATTGGCTAGGCGCTGCGGTAGCAATAATTTCGTCGGTCATTGTTTTTGGATTGGGGGCATTATATTTGTTTCAAAAGTTGAAGATACAGCCTGCTCAGTTGTTAAAGGAGGGGGCGTCCTGA
- the ilvA gene encoding threonine ammonia-lyase, biosynthetic: MTLSANDYLKRILLSPVYDVAVNSDLQKLDKLSASLGNEIWLKREDQQPVKSFKLRGAYNKLSQLTDEQLKAGVVASSAGNHAQGVAYSAKRKKIMATIVMPETAPDIKVEAVRELGGEYAKVVLHGTSFDQAKDEALRLSQEFGYTMVAPFDDPDVIAGQGTIGRELLEQNPDLDTLFIAVGGGGLISGIAVFLKQLKPDLKIIAVESEESACLQAAMQAGKPVPLNHVGIFADGVAVKIIGEEPFRLCQQYVDEVITVSTDEICAAIKDIFDDTRVIAEPAGALSVAGIRKYLKTHPMTGKKFGGILCGANINFHTLRYVSERCELGEQKEAVLAVKIPERKGAFKAFCDVLGGRAITEFNYRYSTDREAHIFVGIKLREGKKEYVELSDKLNQQGYQCFDLSDNEMAKLHVRYMVGGRPPSLLTEKLFSFEFPEHPGALMKFLNTLGETWNITLFHYRNHGAAEGLVLAGFDIADEQRAEFDQHLAKLGYQYQEQTNNPAYKFFLSDLNGVFAE; this comes from the coding sequence ATGACACTTTCAGCCAATGATTATTTAAAGCGTATTTTATTGTCGCCCGTTTATGATGTGGCGGTGAACTCTGATTTGCAAAAATTAGATAAGCTGTCTGCTTCTTTAGGTAATGAGATTTGGCTGAAGCGTGAAGACCAACAACCTGTTAAGTCTTTTAAATTACGTGGCGCCTATAACAAACTCAGTCAATTAACCGATGAGCAGTTAAAAGCGGGCGTAGTGGCGTCTTCTGCTGGCAATCATGCCCAAGGTGTGGCTTATTCTGCAAAACGTAAAAAAATTATGGCGACTATCGTCATGCCTGAAACCGCACCCGACATTAAAGTTGAAGCGGTTCGTGAGCTGGGCGGCGAATATGCCAAGGTAGTTTTACACGGCACCAGTTTTGACCAAGCCAAAGATGAAGCTTTACGCCTGTCGCAAGAATTTGGTTATACCATGGTTGCGCCCTTTGATGACCCTGATGTCATTGCTGGTCAAGGTACAATTGGCCGTGAACTACTAGAACAAAACCCTGATCTCGATACCTTATTCATCGCAGTGGGCGGCGGCGGCTTAATTTCGGGTATCGCGGTATTTTTAAAACAGCTTAAGCCTGATTTAAAAATTATTGCCGTTGAGTCTGAAGAGTCAGCTTGTTTACAAGCGGCTATGCAAGCAGGCAAACCTGTACCTTTGAATCATGTGGGAATTTTTGCTGACGGTGTAGCCGTGAAAATTATCGGCGAAGAACCCTTTCGTTTATGCCAGCAATATGTCGATGAAGTGATCACAGTTAGCACTGACGAAATTTGTGCTGCAATCAAAGATATTTTTGATGATACCCGGGTAATTGCTGAGCCTGCCGGTGCTTTGTCTGTAGCCGGTATTCGTAAATACTTAAAAACGCATCCAATGACAGGCAAAAAGTTTGGCGGTATTTTATGTGGTGCCAATATCAACTTTCATACCCTTAGGTATGTGTCGGAACGTTGTGAATTAGGTGAGCAAAAAGAAGCCGTTCTAGCTGTGAAAATTCCAGAGCGTAAAGGAGCATTTAAAGCATTTTGTGATGTATTAGGCGGTCGTGCTATTACCGAGTTTAATTATCGATATTCAACAGATCGTGAAGCGCACATTTTTGTTGGCATTAAATTACGTGAAGGCAAAAAAGAATACGTAGAGCTAAGTGACAAGCTAAATCAACAAGGCTATCAGTGCTTTGATTTGTCTGATAATGAAATGGCTAAGTTACATGTGCGTTATATGGTAGGCGGTCGCCCCCCTAGTTTGTTGACCGAAAAGCTATTTTCTTTTGAATTTCCAGAACACCCAGGTGCGTTAATGAAGTTCTTAAATACCCTTGGCGAAACTTGGAACATCACCCTATTCCACTACCGTAATCACGGTGCTGCCGAAGGGTTAGTTTTAGCTGGTTTTGATATTGCTGACGAGCAACGAGCTGAGTTTGATCAGCACTTGGCTAAATTGGGTTATCAATACCAAGAACAAACCAATAACCCAGCCTACAAGTTTTTCTTATCTGATTTGAATGGCGTGTTTGCAGAGTAG
- a CDS encoding TonB-dependent receptor encodes MTKHINNNNFSKTKLSLLVARSMKGAALSLLIGSSHFSALAQQGGDSSVDAEEADGTEVIQVRGLRSSLDRAKLLKRDAGTVIEAITSEDIGQFSDDSIAGALQRVPGIQIERDDAGTDGDRVSIRGLGPEFVNSTVNGRTVLSAGNEGKALRKMNFNVFPPNILSGVRVAKGQTAASPESGLAGQVDLLTLRPLDMPQLRGKNNLGMVSVKGTSHDRFDDNGFTVNGLYAHKNKSEDFGFYIAAVVSEDVTSRDQVFQNYTTRDVLIENNGIPGYQDGSVDGESADTKVTGVTVPNSTNYRPIRSTAERTSLSAGAQWYINDEFSAIWDFTYSKFANHSHRNNLQINQGGIWAGTVFAADSVEIDENNILQYADFSDADIVGSIGNRIQTMEFDNTTDNLITGLNLKWQKDDWTISLDGSLSTLEYNQLLQFPIFDLNDLDETTYSIDLRGEYPTVSNVSSFSDPTNVSYVTATSRDIDVSGDNAGLKLDFKYDLDGEFITTIEFGASYNQTSLDVERRQTAAQFIAANLGTETTAAINATINGTQTPEVFFAGEGVYPSTWLMADFDEVTAIIPDLAGRVEAVRDQDSYDSEETVLAFYAQANIDTEIAGLPVTGNIGARYINTENTSNALTQVAGATSVFTEVGNDYWTFLPSVNVNFELDEGLKLRLAASKTLSRPDFQDMSPIGNITLPDDTNPDASDIGTATYGNPDLNPMTSLNFDITLEKYMENDGALVASIFYKDVSDFIIRSLESEVPLQGQDPLILFNVTRPINFSDGSVEGFEIGIFQPMDKLIPELEGFGFSANYTYVDSKFEKDVGNAGFGFPGTSKNNLNLMAYYENDVITTRVSYIWRDAFFRSLAGTGSQTTTARFTGETESLNINVAWHATKDLTLSLNGSNLTDSIRRDYIGFETTYLDAFAAGRSFAVTAAYKF; translated from the coding sequence ATGACTAAACACATAAACAATAATAACTTTTCTAAAACAAAACTTTCTCTTTTAGTGGCGAGAAGCATGAAAGGGGCGGCATTGTCTTTATTGATCGGTTCTTCTCATTTCTCTGCATTGGCTCAGCAAGGAGGCGACTCTAGTGTCGACGCTGAAGAAGCGGATGGTACGGAAGTCATTCAGGTGCGTGGTCTACGATCGAGTTTAGACAGAGCAAAATTACTTAAGCGTGATGCTGGAACCGTTATCGAAGCAATCACTTCAGAAGATATTGGGCAATTTTCCGACGACAGTATAGCGGGGGCGTTACAGCGGGTACCTGGCATTCAAATTGAACGCGACGATGCAGGAACCGATGGTGATAGAGTCTCAATTCGAGGTTTAGGACCTGAGTTTGTAAATTCTACAGTTAATGGCCGTACTGTTCTTTCTGCAGGTAACGAGGGTAAAGCCCTACGTAAAATGAACTTTAATGTGTTTCCACCTAATATTTTAAGTGGTGTGAGGGTAGCTAAAGGCCAAACGGCTGCTAGCCCTGAAAGTGGATTAGCTGGACAAGTTGATTTATTAACATTACGTCCATTAGACATGCCGCAACTCAGAGGTAAAAATAACTTAGGCATGGTTTCTGTTAAAGGCACAAGCCATGATCGTTTTGATGATAATGGTTTCACAGTAAACGGTTTATATGCCCATAAAAATAAAAGTGAAGACTTTGGGTTTTACATTGCTGCCGTGGTGTCTGAAGACGTAACGTCGAGAGATCAAGTATTCCAAAATTATACAACAAGAGATGTTTTAATAGAAAATAATGGTATTCCAGGTTACCAAGATGGCTCTGTCGATGGAGAATCAGCTGATACTAAAGTAACGGGGGTTACGGTACCTAATTCCACTAACTATAGACCTATTCGCAGCACTGCAGAACGAACTTCCCTTTCAGCTGGGGCACAGTGGTATATAAACGACGAATTTTCAGCAATTTGGGATTTTACTTATTCTAAATTTGCTAACCATTCGCACCGTAATAATTTGCAAATAAACCAAGGTGGTATTTGGGCGGGTACTGTTTTTGCTGCCGATTCTGTAGAAATCGATGAAAACAATATACTGCAATATGCGGATTTTTCAGATGCAGATATAGTTGGCTCTATTGGAAATCGCATTCAAACAATGGAGTTTGACAACACCACAGACAATCTCATCACTGGCTTAAATTTAAAGTGGCAAAAAGATGATTGGACAATATCGTTAGATGGCTCTCTATCTACCTTAGAATATAATCAGCTATTACAATTTCCAATTTTTGACCTAAATGATCTAGATGAAACAACTTACTCAATTGACCTGCGCGGAGAGTACCCTACAGTTAGTAATGTTTCCTCTTTCAGTGATCCTACAAATGTTAGTTATGTTACCGCTACTTCTCGTGATATTGATGTTTCGGGCGATAATGCCGGCTTAAAATTAGACTTCAAGTATGATTTGGATGGTGAGTTCATTACTACGATTGAATTCGGTGCTAGCTACAATCAAACCTCATTAGATGTAGAGCGTCGCCAGACGGCAGCACAGTTTATTGCTGCTAATCTTGGCACAGAAACCACCGCAGCTATTAATGCCACAATTAATGGTACTCAAACACCAGAGGTATTTTTCGCTGGTGAAGGTGTCTATCCTTCAACTTGGTTAATGGCTGATTTTGATGAAGTTACTGCAATTATTCCTGACCTTGCTGGCCGTGTAGAAGCGGTTAGAGATCAAGACAGTTATGATTCAGAAGAAACTGTCTTAGCTTTTTACGCTCAGGCTAATATAGATACTGAAATTGCTGGCTTACCTGTAACCGGTAATATTGGCGCTCGGTACATTAATACAGAGAATACGTCTAATGCTTTAACTCAAGTAGCTGGTGCTACCAGTGTCTTTACTGAAGTTGGTAATGATTACTGGACATTCCTACCCAGTGTTAATGTGAATTTTGAGTTAGATGAAGGATTAAAACTGAGACTTGCAGCTTCAAAAACTTTATCACGTCCAGACTTTCAAGATATGTCTCCTATAGGTAATATTACCCTACCTGATGACACTAATCCTGACGCATCTGATATTGGTACCGCCACCTATGGTAATCCTGATTTAAATCCTATGACATCGCTTAATTTTGATATCACCCTAGAAAAATATATGGAAAATGATGGAGCTTTAGTTGCCAGTATTTTTTATAAGGATGTGTCAGACTTTATTATCCGATCGCTGGAGTCTGAAGTACCTTTACAAGGGCAAGATCCTTTGATTTTGTTTAATGTTACCCGACCTATCAATTTTTCAGACGGTTCGGTTGAAGGCTTCGAAATTGGTATTTTCCAACCTATGGATAAGTTAATTCCAGAGCTAGAAGGTTTTGGCTTTTCGGCTAATTACACCTACGTTGATAGTAAGTTTGAAAAAGACGTGGGTAACGCTGGATTTGGTTTCCCTGGTACCTCTAAAAATAATCTTAACCTAATGGCTTATTATGAAAACGATGTAATCACTACACGAGTTTCATATATCTGGCGAGATGCTTTTTTCAGAAGCTTAGCGGGTACAGGTTCACAAACCACAACTGCTAGATTTACTGGCGAAACTGAAAGTCTGAATATCAATGTAGCATGGCATGCAACCAAAGACTTAACCTTGAGTCTCAATGGTTCAAACCTTACTGACAGTATTCGTCGTGATTATATAGGTTTTGAAACTACCTATCTTGACGCATTTGCCGCAGGACGTAGCTTTGCAGTTACAGCTGCTTATAAGTTTTAA
- a CDS encoding YifB family Mg chelatase-like AAA ATPase has translation MSLAIVYSRASVGIDAPLITVEVHLANGLPCFNLVGLPEASVREAKDRVRSALINSGFEFPAKRITVNLAPADLPKEGGRFDLAIAIGIIAATLQLPKEQLNNIELAGELALSGEIRPVKGALPFTYACTQAKRTAILPFENAAEASLIKQAQIVPATQLLEVFNHISGQQSLPFYQIKTLATLAEYENDLQDVVGQVAGKRALEIAAAGGHNLLFTGPPGTGKTMLASRLITILPPMTDEEALATAAVHSIVGKAVDPATWKHRAFRHPHHTSSAVALVGGGSIPRPGEISLAHNGVLFLDELPEFDKKVLDVLREPLESGTVSISRAARQAQFPAQFQLVAAMNPSPTGSLNDGRCSSEQILRYLNRISGPFLDRIDLQVDVPKLANNEFSEQVKNRGETSQVVRKRVIKAYQLQLTRCGKTNAQLGSKEVQKYCELTQQDQQFLQQAVESLGLSLRTYHRVLKVARTIADLANQSNIQRQHLGEALNYRAFDRMLAQLTNN, from the coding sequence TTGTCATTAGCCATTGTTTATTCTCGTGCCAGTGTAGGCATAGATGCTCCACTGATTACAGTCGAAGTCCACTTAGCCAATGGCCTGCCATGTTTTAATTTAGTGGGTTTACCAGAAGCTTCGGTACGGGAAGCCAAAGACAGAGTGCGCAGCGCCTTAATCAATTCAGGTTTTGAGTTCCCCGCAAAAAGAATCACAGTCAATTTAGCGCCGGCAGATTTGCCCAAAGAAGGGGGACGTTTTGACTTAGCCATAGCGATAGGTATTATTGCCGCGACTTTACAACTACCAAAAGAACAATTAAATAATATTGAGCTGGCTGGCGAGTTAGCTTTATCCGGTGAAATTCGCCCAGTTAAAGGGGCTTTGCCTTTCACCTATGCCTGTACCCAAGCCAAACGTACAGCCATATTACCTTTTGAAAATGCCGCCGAAGCCTCACTTATTAAGCAAGCACAAATAGTCCCAGCGACCCAATTATTAGAAGTGTTTAACCATATCAGTGGCCAACAAAGTTTACCTTTTTACCAAATTAAAACCTTAGCTACACTTGCCGAGTATGAAAATGACTTACAAGATGTAGTTGGCCAAGTTGCAGGTAAACGTGCTTTAGAAATAGCCGCAGCCGGAGGCCATAATTTACTTTTTACTGGGCCTCCAGGTACTGGCAAAACCATGTTAGCCAGCCGACTCATTACTATTTTACCTCCCATGACAGACGAAGAAGCCCTTGCCACAGCAGCGGTACATTCTATTGTGGGCAAAGCTGTCGACCCAGCCACATGGAAACACAGAGCATTTCGTCACCCTCACCACACAAGTTCAGCAGTCGCATTAGTAGGTGGAGGCAGTATTCCCAGACCAGGAGAGATCAGTCTAGCCCACAATGGTGTATTATTCTTGGACGAGCTTCCTGAATTCGATAAAAAAGTATTAGACGTTTTGCGAGAACCTTTAGAGTCAGGCACTGTGAGTATTTCCAGAGCCGCTCGCCAAGCCCAATTTCCCGCTCAGTTTCAATTAGTTGCCGCCATGAACCCAAGCCCAACGGGTAGTTTAAACGATGGCAGATGTTCTTCAGAACAAATATTACGATACTTAAACCGTATTTCAGGTCCTTTTTTAGACCGCATCGATCTACAAGTCGACGTACCTAAATTAGCCAACAATGAATTTTCAGAACAAGTAAAAAACCGTGGCGAAACCAGCCAAGTAGTGCGAAAAAGAGTAATCAAAGCATACCAATTACAATTAACTCGATGTGGTAAAACCAACGCCCAATTAGGCAGTAAAGAAGTACAAAAATATTGTGAATTAACTCAACAAGATCAACAGTTTTTACAACAGGCAGTAGAAAGCCTAGGTTTATCCTTACGCACTTATCACAGAGTACTCAAAGTCGCTCGCACCATAGCAGATTTAGCAAACCAAAGTAATATACAAAGACAACACTTAGGCGAAGCCCTTAACTATCGAGCGTTCGACAGAATGTTAGCGCAGTTAACCAATAATTGA
- a CDS encoding trimeric intracellular cation channel family protein, with amino-acid sequence MFTWLHWIDLAGVAVFAIAGTLMAYKKHMDGFGVVVLAAVTAVGGGTFRDMILDLPVFWVQDPSFFYVIIIAAFVTIIWLRTRNTFPIKYLLFADAVGIAFFNVMGCHKALTYGASPLIAIVLGTMTGVFGGLIRDVICREIPLVLRGELYATTCILGGIAYMLSIYFELNTQICMIAGFVVTLTVRLSAMKWNWNLPVFNPHDPVKDE; translated from the coding sequence ATGTTTACTTGGTTACATTGGATTGATCTAGCGGGTGTTGCAGTATTTGCTATCGCCGGCACATTAATGGCGTACAAAAAACATATGGATGGTTTTGGCGTTGTGGTGCTGGCAGCTGTTACCGCTGTAGGCGGTGGCACATTTAGAGATATGATTTTAGATTTGCCCGTGTTTTGGGTACAAGATCCTAGTTTTTTCTATGTCATTATTATTGCCGCTTTCGTCACCATAATTTGGTTACGTACTCGCAATACTTTTCCCATCAAATATTTACTGTTTGCCGATGCAGTTGGCATCGCATTTTTTAATGTAATGGGTTGCCACAAAGCCTTAACTTATGGTGCATCGCCCCTTATAGCCATTGTGTTAGGCACTATGACTGGCGTGTTTGGAGGCTTAATTCGCGATGTGATATGTCGTGAAATTCCTTTAGTTTTAAGAGGTGAACTATACGCTACAACCTGTATTTTAGGTGGTATAGCATATATGTTATCTATTTACTTTGAGTTGAATACCCAAATATGTATGATCGCCGGATTTGTTGTCACCTTAACCGTTCGTTTAAGTGCCATGAAATGGAATTGGAACCTGCCAGTCTTTAACCCTCATGATCCGGTAAAAGACGAATAG
- the ilvD gene encoding dihydroxy-acid dehydratase, translated as MPKLRSATTTQGRNMAGARALWRATGMKDGDFHKPIIAVSNSFTQFVPGHVHLKDMGQLVARSIEEAGGVAKEFNTIAVDDGIAMGHSGMLYSLPSREIIADAVEYMVNAHCADAIVCISNCDKITPGMLMASMRLNVPVIFVSGGPMEAGKTKLSDQIIKLDLVDAMVAGVDDNVTDADSEQVERSACPTCGSCSGMFTANSMNCLTEALGLSLPGNGSMLATHADREGLFKQAGSQIVELCRRYYEEDDESVLPRNIANFKAFENAMTLDIAMGGSTNTILHLLAAAVEGEVPFTLEDIDRLSRKVPHLCKVAPSTPQYHMEDVHRAGGVLGILAELNRAGLLHPDTPHVLGKTLGEVIGEWDITNPANEKALEFYKAGPAGIRTTKAFSQNCRWPTADTDRENGCIRNRANSFSEEGGLAVLFGNIAENGCIVKTAGVDESIHKFTGRARIFESQDTACEAILSDKIVAGDVVIIRYEGPKGGPGMQEMLYPTTYLKAKGLGKECALITDGRFSGGTSGLSIGHCAPEAASQGGIGLVEEGDTILIDIPNRKIGIDISDADLQTRRDDMNNSARPWKPATRVRKVSLALKAYALLATSADKGAVRDASMLED; from the coding sequence ATGCCAAAGTTAAGATCAGCTACCACAACACAAGGGCGTAATATGGCGGGTGCCAGAGCTTTATGGCGCGCCACAGGTATGAAAGACGGCGATTTCCATAAGCCGATCATAGCCGTCTCTAACTCATTTACCCAGTTTGTGCCGGGCCACGTACATTTAAAAGATATGGGCCAATTGGTAGCCCGTAGCATTGAAGAAGCTGGCGGTGTAGCCAAAGAATTTAACACTATTGCTGTAGACGACGGAATCGCTATGGGCCATAGCGGTATGTTATACAGCTTACCTTCACGTGAAATCATTGCTGATGCAGTGGAATATATGGTTAATGCTCACTGTGCAGACGCAATCGTGTGTATCTCAAACTGCGACAAAATAACTCCAGGCATGTTAATGGCGTCGATGCGCTTAAATGTGCCAGTTATTTTTGTTTCTGGTGGACCAATGGAAGCCGGAAAAACCAAGCTTTCAGACCAAATCATCAAACTAGATTTGGTTGACGCTATGGTTGCTGGTGTTGATGATAATGTAACTGACGCAGACAGTGAGCAAGTTGAACGTTCGGCGTGTCCTACTTGTGGTTCATGTTCTGGTATGTTTACGGCAAACTCAATGAACTGCTTAACCGAAGCCCTTGGTTTATCTTTGCCTGGTAATGGTTCTATGTTGGCGACTCACGCCGACCGTGAAGGTTTATTTAAACAAGCAGGTTCACAAATTGTTGAGCTATGTCGTCGTTATTACGAAGAAGACGACGAGTCTGTTTTGCCGCGTAACATTGCGAACTTTAAAGCTTTCGAAAATGCTATGACCTTGGATATCGCCATGGGCGGGTCAACTAATACGATTCTTCATTTATTGGCCGCAGCCGTTGAAGGTGAAGTGCCCTTTACCTTAGAAGATATAGATAGGCTGTCTCGTAAGGTGCCACATTTGTGTAAAGTTGCTCCATCCACTCCACAATACCATATGGAAGATGTGCATCGTGCTGGTGGTGTATTAGGGATTTTAGCTGAATTAAACCGTGCTGGATTGTTACACCCTGATACTCCCCACGTATTAGGTAAAACGCTAGGTGAAGTGATAGGTGAGTGGGATATTACTAATCCAGCTAACGAAAAAGCACTTGAGTTTTATAAAGCTGGCCCTGCTGGTATTCGTACTACCAAAGCTTTTAGCCAAAATTGTCGCTGGCCAACTGCTGATACCGACCGTGAGAATGGTTGTATCCGTAACCGTGCCAATTCATTTAGCGAAGAAGGTGGCTTAGCTGTCTTATTTGGCAATATTGCTGAAAATGGCTGTATTGTTAAAACGGCTGGCGTAGATGAATCTATTCACAAGTTTACTGGCCGTGCGCGTATTTTTGAAAGCCAAGACACAGCTTGTGAAGCTATTTTGTCTGATAAAATCGTTGCAGGTGATGTAGTGATTATTCGTTACGAAGGCCCTAAAGGCGGTCCTGGTATGCAAGAAATGTTATACCCAACCACCTACTTAAAAGCTAAAGGTTTAGGCAAAGAATGTGCATTAATCACTGATGGTCGATTCTCAGGTGGAACTTCAGGTTTGTCTATTGGTCACTGTGCGCCAGAAGCGGCTAGCCAAGGTGGTATTGGTTTAGTTGAAGAAGGTGACACTATCTTAATCGATATCCCAAATCGTAAGATTGGCATTGATATTAGTGACGCTGATTTACAAACTAGACGTGACGATATGAATAACAGTGCTAGACCTTGGAAACCTGCAACTCGCGTGCGTAAAGTTTCCTTAGCCCTTAAAGCTTATGCTTTATTGGCTACTAGTGCAGATAAAGGCGCAGTACGTGACGCCTCTATGTTGGAAGATTAA